From the Clostridium putrefaciens genome, one window contains:
- the truA gene encoding tRNA pseudouridine(38-40) synthase TruA, producing the protein MKNIKLIVEYDGTNYSGWQRQKNAMTIQQRIEEAIFKSTGESLDVIGCSRTDAGVHAKAFVLNFHTKSTIPSDKIKNVINLNLPEDIIILSSEEVEKEFHARYSCVAKTYSYTIFNRESVPALYRNYVYHVRKPLNMDIMIEASKYFLGKQDFSAFKNMGSSVKTSIRTIKDIQIYKDNNYIKVYITADGFLYNMVKIIVGTLVQIGKGKMPPSQIVDIIESKNRSKAGKAVLSSGLCLEKVFY; encoded by the coding sequence ATGAAAAATATAAAATTAATAGTGGAGTACGATGGAACAAATTATAGTGGATGGCAAAGACAGAAAAATGCAATGACTATTCAACAAAGAATTGAAGAGGCTATATTTAAATCAACGGGGGAAAGCTTAGATGTAATAGGATGTAGTAGAACAGATGCAGGGGTACATGCAAAGGCTTTTGTATTAAACTTTCATACTAAATCAACAATACCATCAGATAAAATTAAAAATGTTATAAATCTAAACTTACCAGAAGATATCATTATATTAAGCTCGGAAGAAGTAGAAAAAGAGTTCCATGCTAGGTATAGCTGTGTAGCAAAAACCTACTCATATACTATATTTAATAGAGAAAGTGTACCAGCGTTATATAGAAATTATGTATATCATGTAAGGAAACCTTTAAATATGGATATAATGATAGAAGCCAGTAAATACTTTCTAGGTAAACAAGACTTTTCTGCATTTAAAAATATGGGAAGCTCCGTTAAAACTAGCATTAGAACTATTAAAGATATACAAATATACAAAGATAATAATTATATAAAAGTATATATAACCGCAGATGGATTTTTATATAATATGGTTAAAATAATAGTAGGCACTTTAGTTCAAATTGGAAAAGGTAAAATGCCACCAAGCCAGATAGTGGATATAATAGAATCAAAGAACAGATCTAAAGCAGGAAAAGCAGTTTTGTCATCAGGGCTTTGTTTAGAAAAAGTATTTTATTAA
- a CDS encoding energy-coupling factor transporter transmembrane component T family protein, translating to MIKDITIGQYVPGESFVHKLDPRTKILISLLFIIQLFLIKSFSGYIFVVAFVLATVSVAKLSPTYLYKGLKPVFILIVITAILNLFMVEGTNIIFQWKFIKIYKEGLSTAGFMVLRLIFLILGTSLLTLTTSPIELTDGIERLLNPFKKIGLPAHELAMMMTIALRFIPTLMDETDKIMKAQMARGADFDSGNIINKAKGLIPLLVPLFISSFRRADELAMAMESRCYRGGEGRTRMKQLKMQSIDFVASIIYSSLATLSIAIYYV from the coding sequence ATGATAAAGGATATTACAATAGGACAGTATGTACCAGGGGAATCTTTTGTTCATAAATTAGACCCCAGGACTAAAATATTAATATCATTATTATTTATAATCCAATTATTTCTAATCAAAAGCTTTAGTGGATATATATTTGTAGTGGCATTCGTATTAGCTACAGTTTCAGTTGCAAAGTTATCACCAACGTATTTATACAAAGGCTTAAAACCTGTTTTTATACTTATAGTTATAACTGCTATTTTAAATTTATTTATGGTAGAGGGGACTAATATTATATTTCAATGGAAGTTTATAAAAATATATAAAGAAGGATTAAGTACAGCAGGCTTTATGGTACTAAGATTAATATTTTTGATACTTGGAACATCTTTGCTTACATTAACAACATCACCAATTGAGCTTACAGATGGAATTGAAAGACTTTTAAACCCTTTTAAAAAGATAGGTCTGCCAGCTCATGAACTAGCAATGATGATGACTATAGCATTAAGATTTATACCTACACTAATGGATGAAACTGATAAGATAATGAAGGCGCAGATGGCTAGAGGTGCTGATTTTGATAGCGGAAATATAATAAACAAAGCAAAAGGATTAATACCATTACTTGTTCCACTATTCATAAGTTCATTTAGAAGAGCAGATGAGCTTGCTATGGCTATGGAGTCAAGATGTTATAGAGGCGGAGAAGGTAGAACTAGAATGAAACAACTTAAAATGCAAAGTATAGATTTCGTTGCTAGTATAATATATTCTTCTTTAGCAACGTTATCCATAGCTATATATTATGTATAG